The following proteins are encoded in a genomic region of Pan troglodytes isolate AG18354 chromosome 2, NHGRI_mPanTro3-v2.0_pri, whole genome shotgun sequence:
- the KLHDC8B gene encoding kelch domain-containing protein 8B isoform X2, translated as MSAGGGRAFAWQVFPPMPTCRVYGTVAHQDGHLLVLGGCGRAGLPLDTAETLDMASHTWLALAPLPTARAGAAAVVLGKQVLVVGGVDEVQSPVAAVEAFLMDEGRWERRATLPQAAMGVATVERGEWPPKEGTSDGMVYALGGMGPDTAPQAQVRVYEPRRDCWLSLPSMPTPCYGASTFLHGNKIYVLGGRQGKLPVTAFEAFDLEARTWTRHPSLPSRRAFAGCAMAEGSVFSLGGLQQPGPHNFYSRPHFVNTVEMFDLEHGSWTKLPRSLRMRDKRADFVVGSLGGHIVAIGGLGNQPCPLGSVESFSLAQRRWEALPAMPTARCSCSSLQAGPRLFVIGGVAQGPSQAVEALCLRDGV; from the exons ATGTCTGCAGGAGGTGGCCGGGCCTTTGCTTGGCAAGTGTTCCCCCCCATGCCCACTTGCCGGGTCTATGGCACAGTGGCACACCAAGATGGGCACCTGCTGGTGTTGGGGGGTTGTGGCCGGGCTGGACTGCCCCTGGACACTGCTGAGACACTGGACATGGCCTCGCACACATGGCTGGCACTGGCACCCCTGCCCACTGCCCGGGCTGGTGCAGCTGCAGTAGTTCTGGGCAAGCAGGTGCTAGTGGTGGGTGGTGTGGATGAGGTCCAGAGCCCGGTAGCTGCTGTAGAGGCCTTCCTGATGGATGAGGGCCGCTGGGAGCGTCGGGCCACCCTCCCTCAAGCAGCCATGGGGGTTGCAACTGTGGAGAGAGGTGAGTGGCCTCCCAAGGAAGGCACTTCAG ATGGTATGGTGTATGCTCTGGGGGGAATGGGCCCTGACACGGCCCCCCAGGCCCAGGTACGTGTGTATGAGCCCCGTCGGGACTGCTGGCTTTCGCTACCCTCCATGCCCACACCCTGCTATGGGGCCTCCACCTTCCTGCACGGGAACAAGATCTATGTCCTGG GGGGCCGCCAGGGCAAGCTCCCGGTGACTGCTTTTGAAGCCTTTGATCTGGAGGCCCGTACATGGACCCGGCATCCAAGCCTACCCAGCCGTCGGGCCTTTGCTGGCTGCGCCATGGCTGAAGGCAGCGTCTTTAGCCTGGGTGGCCTGCAGCAGCCTGGGCCCCACAACTTCTACTCTCGCCCACATTTTGTCAACACTGTGGAGATGTTTGACCTGGAGCATG GGTCCTGGACCAAACTGCCCCGCAGCCTGCGCATGAGGGATAAGAGGGCAGACTTTGTGGTTGGGTCCCTTGGGGGCCACATTGTGGCCATTGGGGGCCTTG GAAACCAGCCATGTCCTTTGGGCTCTGTGGAGAGCTTTAGCCTTGCACAGCGGCGCTGGGAGGCATTGCCTGCCATGCCCACTGCCCGCTGCTCCTGCTCTAGTCTGCAGGCTGGGCCCCGGCTGTTTGTTATTGGGGGTGTGGCCCAGGGCCCCAGTCAAGCCGTGGAGGCACTGTGTCTGCGTGATGGGGTCTGA
- the KLHDC8B gene encoding kelch domain-containing protein 8B isoform X3: protein MSAGGGRAFAWQVFPPMPTCRVYGTVAHQDGHLLVLGGCGRAGLPLDTAETLDMASHTWLALAPLPTARAGAAAVVLGKQVLVVGGVDEVQSPVAAVEAFLMDEGRWERRATLPQAAMGVATVERDGMVYALGGMGPDTAPQAQVRVYEPRRDCWLSLPSMPTPCYGASTFLHGNKIYVLGGRQGKLPVTAFEAFDLEARTWTRHPSLPSRRAFAGCAMAEGSVFSLGGLQQPGPHNFYSRPHFVNTVEMFDLEHGSWTKLPRSLRMRDKRADFVVGSLGGHIVAIGGLGNQPCPLGSVESFSLAQRRWEALPAMPTARCSCSSLQAGPRLFVIGGVAQGPSQAVEALCLRDGV from the exons ATGTCTGCAGGAGGTGGCCGGGCCTTTGCTTGGCAAGTGTTCCCCCCCATGCCCACTTGCCGGGTCTATGGCACAGTGGCACACCAAGATGGGCACCTGCTGGTGTTGGGGGGTTGTGGCCGGGCTGGACTGCCCCTGGACACTGCTGAGACACTGGACATGGCCTCGCACACATGGCTGGCACTGGCACCCCTGCCCACTGCCCGGGCTGGTGCAGCTGCAGTAGTTCTGGGCAAGCAGGTGCTAGTGGTGGGTGGTGTGGATGAGGTCCAGAGCCCGGTAGCTGCTGTAGAGGCCTTCCTGATGGATGAGGGCCGCTGGGAGCGTCGGGCCACCCTCCCTCAAGCAGCCATGGGGGTTGCAACTGTGGAGAGAG ATGGTATGGTGTATGCTCTGGGGGGAATGGGCCCTGACACGGCCCCCCAGGCCCAGGTACGTGTGTATGAGCCCCGTCGGGACTGCTGGCTTTCGCTACCCTCCATGCCCACACCCTGCTATGGGGCCTCCACCTTCCTGCACGGGAACAAGATCTATGTCCTGG GGGGCCGCCAGGGCAAGCTCCCGGTGACTGCTTTTGAAGCCTTTGATCTGGAGGCCCGTACATGGACCCGGCATCCAAGCCTACCCAGCCGTCGGGCCTTTGCTGGCTGCGCCATGGCTGAAGGCAGCGTCTTTAGCCTGGGTGGCCTGCAGCAGCCTGGGCCCCACAACTTCTACTCTCGCCCACATTTTGTCAACACTGTGGAGATGTTTGACCTGGAGCATG GGTCCTGGACCAAACTGCCCCGCAGCCTGCGCATGAGGGATAAGAGGGCAGACTTTGTGGTTGGGTCCCTTGGGGGCCACATTGTGGCCATTGGGGGCCTTG GAAACCAGCCATGTCCTTTGGGCTCTGTGGAGAGCTTTAGCCTTGCACAGCGGCGCTGGGAGGCATTGCCTGCCATGCCCACTGCCCGCTGCTCCTGCTCTAGTCTGCAGGCTGGGCCCCGGCTGTTTGTTATTGGGGGTGTGGCCCAGGGCCCCAGTCAAGCCGTGGAGGCACTGTGTCTGCGTGATGGGGTCTGA
- the KLHDC8B gene encoding kelch domain-containing protein 8B isoform X1: MSAGGGRAFAWQVFPPMPTCRVYGTVAHQDGHLLVLGGCGRAGLPLDTAETLDMASHTWLALAPLPTARAGAAAVVLGKQVLVVGGVDEVQSPVAAVEAFLMDEGRWERRATLPQAAMGVATVERGEWPPKEGTSDGMVYALGGMGPDTAPQAQVRVYEPRRDCWLSLPSMPTPCYGASTFLHGNKIYVLGTPIPLTGGRQGKLPVTAFEAFDLEARTWTRHPSLPSRRAFAGCAMAEGSVFSLGGLQQPGPHNFYSRPHFVNTVEMFDLEHGSWTKLPRSLRMRDKRADFVVGSLGGHIVAIGGLGNQPCPLGSVESFSLAQRRWEALPAMPTARCSCSSLQAGPRLFVIGGVAQGPSQAVEALCLRDGV, encoded by the exons ATGTCTGCAGGAGGTGGCCGGGCCTTTGCTTGGCAAGTGTTCCCCCCCATGCCCACTTGCCGGGTCTATGGCACAGTGGCACACCAAGATGGGCACCTGCTGGTGTTGGGGGGTTGTGGCCGGGCTGGACTGCCCCTGGACACTGCTGAGACACTGGACATGGCCTCGCACACATGGCTGGCACTGGCACCCCTGCCCACTGCCCGGGCTGGTGCAGCTGCAGTAGTTCTGGGCAAGCAGGTGCTAGTGGTGGGTGGTGTGGATGAGGTCCAGAGCCCGGTAGCTGCTGTAGAGGCCTTCCTGATGGATGAGGGCCGCTGGGAGCGTCGGGCCACCCTCCCTCAAGCAGCCATGGGGGTTGCAACTGTGGAGAGAGGTGAGTGGCCTCCCAAGGAAGGCACTTCAG ATGGTATGGTGTATGCTCTGGGGGGAATGGGCCCTGACACGGCCCCCCAGGCCCAGGTACGTGTGTATGAGCCCCGTCGGGACTGCTGGCTTTCGCTACCCTCCATGCCCACACCCTGCTATGGGGCCTCCACCTTCCTGCACGGGAACAAGATCTATGTCCTGG GTACCCCAATTCCATTGACAGGGGGCCGCCAGGGCAAGCTCCCGGTGACTGCTTTTGAAGCCTTTGATCTGGAGGCCCGTACATGGACCCGGCATCCAAGCCTACCCAGCCGTCGGGCCTTTGCTGGCTGCGCCATGGCTGAAGGCAGCGTCTTTAGCCTGGGTGGCCTGCAGCAGCCTGGGCCCCACAACTTCTACTCTCGCCCACATTTTGTCAACACTGTGGAGATGTTTGACCTGGAGCATG GGTCCTGGACCAAACTGCCCCGCAGCCTGCGCATGAGGGATAAGAGGGCAGACTTTGTGGTTGGGTCCCTTGGGGGCCACATTGTGGCCATTGGGGGCCTTG GAAACCAGCCATGTCCTTTGGGCTCTGTGGAGAGCTTTAGCCTTGCACAGCGGCGCTGGGAGGCATTGCCTGCCATGCCCACTGCCCGCTGCTCCTGCTCTAGTCTGCAGGCTGGGCCCCGGCTGTTTGTTATTGGGGGTGTGGCCCAGGGCCCCAGTCAAGCCGTGGAGGCACTGTGTCTGCGTGATGGGGTCTGA
- the C3H3orf84 gene encoding uncharacterized protein C3orf84 homolog, translating into MQSALVGSWHNNGFYGHYRSQFKSESAREYRLAAKPQPPAVFLQRCQEPAQQHFFSKHNNRTSFDKGPYCLLQGIGRRKDLECLWQRHTFLRWAPCEIELRQQGPLESSYQADFRPGPGLSGLPQRLVHFVQVQPSHTRTTYQQNFCCPSQGGHYGSYKVGPQAPVTDVLPDLPGIPRPKLLQHYLHAGVSECLNWSRALNKDS; encoded by the exons ATGCAAAGTGCTTTAGTAGGCTCCTGG CACAACAATGGCTTCTATGGGCACTACAGAAGCCAATTCAAGAGTGAAAGTGCTAGAGAATACCGCCTTGCAGCCAAGCCCCAGCCTCCAGCAGTGTTCCTGCAGCGATGTCAG GAGCCGGCGCAGCAACACTTCTTCTCCAAGCACAACAACCGTACTTCCTTTGACAAA GGTCCCTATTGCCTGCTGCAGGGAATCGGAAGGCGGAAGGACCTGGAGTGCCTGTGGCAGCGGCACACCTTCCTGCGCTGGGCACCCTGTGAGATAGAGTTGCGCCAGCAGGGGCCCCTGGAATCTTCTTACCAGGCTGATTTCAGACCAGGCCCAGGACTCAGTGGCCTCCCCCAGCGCCTCGTCCACTTTGTGCAGGTCCAGCCTTCCCATACCAGGACCACCTACCAGCAGAACTTCTGCTGCCCATCCCAGGGTGGCCACTATGGCAGCTACAAGGTAGGGCCCCAGGCGCCGGTCACTGACGTACTGCCTGACCTCCCAGGGATCCCAAGACCCAAGCTGCTGCAGCACTACCTTCATGCTGGGGTCTCTGAGTGTCTAAACTGGTCCAGAGCATTAAACAAGGACAGCTGA